One Helianthus annuus cultivar XRQ/B chromosome 7, HanXRQr2.0-SUNRISE, whole genome shotgun sequence genomic region harbors:
- the LOC110868692 gene encoding gibberellin-regulated protein 6 yields the protein MAKFFAGFLLALIAISMVQTFVSASGGHRGGFGPGSLTSSQCPGQCVRRCSKTQYHKPCMFFCQKCCAKCLCVPPGFYGNKQVCPCYNNWKTKEGGPKCP from the exons ATGGCTAAGTTCTTTGCTGGTTTCCTGTTAGCTCTCATCGCCATTTCGATGGTTCAAACCTTT GTTTCTGCTAGTGGAGGACATCGCGGCGGATTCGGGCCTGGAAGCCTGACTAGCTCTC AGTGCCCTGGGCAATGCGTACGAAGATGCAGCAAAACGCAGTACCACAAGCCGTGCATGTTCTTCTGCCAAAAGTGTTGCGCGAAATGCCTGTGTGTACCGCCTGGTTTCTACGGCAATAAGCAAGTGTGCCCGTGCTACAACAACTGGAAGACCAAGGAAGGCGGACCGAAATGCCCTTAG